From a single Pseudomonas sp. A34-9 genomic region:
- a CDS encoding fimbria/pilus outer membrane usher protein: MKPHKTFIKVLTVSSLFLLDKAYAETFDTSLMAGKSRESDLSRFYSSSEIPAGKQDIDIYVNSIWKGRYSLVFGEVKDDIKISYEDSELLGINMNGLPVARSAADNLQISELVQGGSFLLDISTLSLKLTVPQSYVNRSEAGYVDPKFWDQGVPAFLFGYNAMHYSAQSKNGGSSSDDLYSGLDFGINFAGWQFRESSSLRKRSSENFKYQNNTRYLQKNIASITSNFKLGDFYSAGDLFDSIRVRGVSLTSDINMLPNSKQGFSPIVRGVAQTNALVKVIQNGNVVYQESVPPGAFTFDNIQPTGSAGDLTVVVREADGREQSFTVPFSAVPNMLKEGISKYSLVAGKVNQTNTDYNPGFMQGTLQYGFNNLLTGYAGTTLSNDYRAYLVGSGLNLPIGAVSVDVTQSNTQLKNQSKSGQSVRVSYSKFLDVTATNFTLAAYRYSTEGYYSFSDAIYSQEGYRQLERQINDYRSRLDEDEAPILDLNTWDALRNARPRNTFNLSLNQRLNDNWGSVFFSGTQRDYWTNNTKSREYQFGYTNAVGEVNYSLSANRVRNSNRDEETRFYLSMTMPFDIAGSRAYLNSGASLVDSRYQQSNVSVSGNALESNRLSYTVAGSNQNGGNNTASVNTSYRSNVSTVGASYAESSDYRQTGLGARGSIVMIPGHVLASNEVGSTMMVVEAPKAEGLMVNGDQSIVTNKDGLALVPYATPYRLNSVTLSDSGNSSGAEIIGNIANAVPFAGTVNHVKFETDQRQSYIVQARKADGGPLPFGAEVLDKTGQSIGFIGQASVLYIKSEVKPEYLEVRLKSGSCILRKPDLTTTTTQNTCY, encoded by the coding sequence ATGAAACCGCACAAAACCTTTATTAAAGTCCTCACGGTGTCTTCGCTGTTTCTACTGGATAAGGCTTATGCGGAAACCTTTGACACCTCGCTGATGGCTGGTAAGTCTCGAGAATCCGATCTCTCACGTTTTTATTCAAGCTCCGAGATACCTGCCGGTAAGCAGGATATTGATATTTATGTCAATAGCATCTGGAAAGGTCGCTATTCATTAGTATTTGGCGAAGTAAAAGACGATATCAAGATTAGCTACGAGGACAGCGAGCTTCTTGGGATCAACATGAATGGTTTGCCCGTTGCGCGATCAGCCGCGGACAATCTACAAATCAGCGAATTGGTTCAAGGCGGCTCGTTTCTTTTGGATATCAGCACCCTGAGCCTGAAACTGACCGTGCCCCAGTCTTATGTCAATCGCTCGGAGGCCGGTTATGTCGACCCGAAATTCTGGGATCAGGGCGTCCCGGCATTTTTATTTGGCTACAACGCCATGCATTACAGCGCACAATCGAAAAATGGCGGCTCATCCAGCGACGATTTGTATTCTGGCTTGGATTTCGGCATTAACTTTGCTGGTTGGCAGTTCCGGGAAAGTAGTTCGCTAAGAAAAAGATCCTCGGAAAACTTCAAGTATCAAAATAACACACGCTATCTTCAGAAGAATATTGCTTCTATCACCTCCAACTTCAAGCTCGGTGATTTCTACTCGGCAGGTGATCTCTTTGACTCGATCAGAGTTCGCGGTGTGTCGTTGACCTCCGACATCAATATGCTGCCCAACTCCAAACAAGGGTTTTCGCCTATTGTGCGTGGCGTCGCACAAACCAATGCCTTGGTAAAAGTCATACAGAACGGCAACGTGGTTTATCAGGAGAGCGTACCGCCTGGCGCCTTTACCTTCGACAATATCCAGCCCACCGGGTCCGCTGGCGACCTGACGGTGGTGGTGCGCGAGGCCGATGGTCGCGAGCAGTCGTTCACTGTACCGTTTTCTGCCGTCCCTAATATGCTCAAGGAAGGGATCAGTAAGTACAGCCTAGTGGCCGGTAAAGTAAACCAGACCAATACCGACTATAACCCTGGTTTTATGCAGGGCACGTTGCAGTATGGGTTCAACAATTTGCTGACCGGATATGCAGGCACTACCCTCAGCAATGATTACCGTGCTTATCTTGTCGGTAGCGGCTTGAACCTACCGATCGGTGCAGTTTCTGTTGACGTGACCCAATCGAATACTCAGTTAAAGAATCAAAGCAAAAGCGGGCAAAGCGTGCGCGTGTCATACAGTAAATTCCTGGATGTAACGGCAACCAACTTTACCCTGGCGGCATATCGTTACTCTACCGAAGGCTACTACAGCTTCAGCGATGCCATTTATTCCCAGGAGGGATACCGTCAGCTCGAAAGACAAATCAACGACTATCGAAGCAGACTTGATGAAGATGAAGCTCCGATTCTCGATTTGAATACTTGGGATGCCTTGCGAAACGCACGCCCACGCAACACCTTCAATTTAAGTTTGAACCAGCGTTTGAACGACAACTGGGGCAGCGTGTTTTTTTCCGGTACGCAACGTGACTACTGGACAAATAATACCAAAAGTCGTGAGTACCAATTTGGCTACACAAACGCTGTGGGGGAGGTTAATTACAGCCTCTCTGCCAACCGCGTCAGAAATTCGAACCGTGACGAAGAAACACGGTTTTATCTCTCAATGACAATGCCCTTTGATATCGCTGGTAGCAGGGCGTATCTCAACAGTGGTGCGTCATTGGTGGACTCGCGCTATCAGCAAAGTAACGTTAGCGTGAGTGGCAATGCACTGGAGTCAAACCGCCTGAGTTACACCGTAGCGGGCAGTAATCAAAACGGTGGGAATAACACCGCCAGTGTTAATACCTCCTACCGTAGCAATGTCTCCACCGTGGGCGCCTCTTACGCTGAGTCGTCCGATTATCGACAAACCGGCTTAGGTGCTCGAGGCAGTATCGTGATGATTCCTGGGCATGTACTGGCCTCCAATGAGGTCGGTAGCACCATGATGGTCGTCGAGGCACCTAAGGCCGAAGGCCTGATGGTCAATGGTGATCAAAGTATCGTCACCAACAAAGATGGCTTGGCGCTGGTTCCGTACGCGACACCTTATCGTTTGAACTCAGTGACGTTGTCCGACAGCGGCAACAGCTCCGGTGCAGAGATTATCGGAAACATTGCTAACGCTGTACCGTTCGCCGGCACAGTTAATCATGTGAAGTTTGAGACAGACCAACGTCAATCTTACATCGTGCAGGCGCGCAAGGCAGATGGAGGCCCTCTGCCATTTGGCGCAGAAGTATTGGATAAAACAGGTCAATCTATCGGCTTTATTGGTCAAGCCAGTGTCCTATATATTAAATCCGAAGTAAAACCAGAGTATCTAGAGGTTCGACTTAAGAGCGGCAGTTGTATTCTTCGGAAACCTGACCTGACCACAACTACCACACAAAATACCTGCTATTAG
- a CDS encoding transporter substrate-binding domain-containing protein: MKLPIGLLIFLLCINPFVQADHFQDDIEPLRLSGRSQLTGFSLKLSDADSRFLRDKKIVRVGVALTDSAPFGLSASSHDYEGLTADYVALIADLLNIDIQIQRYPDRAKAIEALKRGEFDLLGVATDADKADSDLMLSRSYFEDQPVLVNRRDASALSKDLGGLRLAMSANGLSPSEVKVYYPLAKLQIYPTDLDALYAVVFNQADVYLGGATTSNYQINRNVLSEVQLVEFASLEVSSISFALRMEDRQLFELINRALMAIPAEESMAIMRRWGGDTITMSDRGKDDLSPKERGWLANHPQLRVGVLENNPPLAFFDQQGTFRGISADLLAIIRRRTGITFELVRADSLEGLVALIKDGKADFITAFHQNADNSELRFTRSYLTNPYVLSIRNGGEPFIRLEELTGKRLAIRNDSGIKGYIERHYPKIILVEARETNGALSMVAEGKADAAVTTLVNARYLISTRHESRLHVSGVVGTQPAQIALATDRSALELYSILDKEMRSISPHDLDELTSRWRGEIAVDNKRTHANQLEIIRGSAIAVILLLVAFGWILYLRRLIQKRDVAEQALKEQMEFMRVLIDGLPHPIYVRDRQTRMLLCNRRYLEAIGSTREKVIGTRPSEFVDSEPGRGNWFEQQYLEVMDSGKELLADRQMMLYRGEIITAYHWILPFRNNAGEVKGIIAGWIDISDRERLLGELKDAKQDAEKANRAKTTFLATMSHEIRTPMNAVVGMLELAMKKADQGILDRFAIEVASDAARGLLELIGDILDVVRIESERLTLAPQRAAFKGLVVSVVRVFEGLSRQKQLNLVLSFDDEADQDVLIDPLRFKQVLSNLLGNAIKFTDVGQVQVCVEVTRPIASESMGIRVLVRDTGIGISQDDQQRLFVPFSQASHSSIGGSGLGLAISRKLCSMMQGELNLSSMLGRGTEAEVLLELKVLAPLPQTPPEPELPEAGQPLKVLVVDDYPANRLLLSQQLSYLGHTVADESDGAHGLRAWRNGHFDVVITDCNMPVMTGYELARAIRAEEADSGAAPCLILGFTANAQPEEKDRCLEAGMDDCLFKPISMKDLTARLSGVESVFDDAWEADGSLSLSDSIDLTSLEQLAHGDRTLVNNLLHDLASSNEEDLLRLLKLFSEHDLTGLSDLGHRVKGGARIIKAHWLIQCCEQLQTECNGHDAVRLTQAVDALHEAMEALAQRLEELID; this comes from the coding sequence ATGAAGCTGCCAATCGGATTGCTGATTTTTTTACTGTGCATCAACCCCTTTGTTCAGGCAGATCATTTTCAAGACGATATCGAGCCGTTGAGGTTGTCGGGACGTTCCCAACTCACCGGATTCAGCCTGAAATTATCTGACGCTGACAGCCGTTTTCTGCGCGATAAAAAGATCGTGCGGGTCGGGGTTGCCCTCACCGACTCTGCGCCTTTTGGGTTGAGTGCAAGTAGCCACGATTACGAAGGGTTGACGGCCGACTACGTGGCACTGATTGCGGATCTGTTGAATATCGACATCCAGATTCAACGCTATCCAGACCGTGCGAAGGCGATAGAGGCGCTTAAAAGAGGCGAATTTGACCTGCTCGGGGTCGCCACGGATGCCGACAAAGCCGATTCCGACCTGATGCTTTCAAGGTCTTACTTCGAGGACCAACCGGTGCTAGTCAACCGTCGGGACGCCTCGGCGTTATCCAAGGATCTTGGAGGGCTGCGCTTAGCCATGTCTGCGAATGGCCTTTCTCCTTCTGAGGTCAAGGTATATTACCCGCTAGCAAAGCTGCAGATTTACCCAACTGACCTCGATGCCCTCTACGCTGTGGTTTTCAACCAGGCTGACGTATACCTCGGAGGGGCGACGACCTCCAATTACCAGATCAACCGAAACGTCCTGAGCGAAGTTCAACTGGTTGAGTTTGCGAGCCTTGAAGTGAGCAGCATTAGTTTTGCATTACGGATGGAAGACCGTCAGCTTTTTGAGCTCATCAATCGGGCGCTGATGGCCATCCCAGCGGAAGAAAGCATGGCGATTATGCGGCGTTGGGGGGGAGATACCATCACTATGAGCGACCGTGGCAAAGATGACCTGAGTCCGAAGGAGAGAGGCTGGCTCGCGAATCATCCGCAACTGAGGGTCGGGGTACTAGAGAACAATCCGCCGCTAGCCTTTTTCGATCAGCAGGGGACTTTTCGCGGTATCAGCGCTGATCTGCTCGCGATAATTCGTCGCCGTACTGGCATTACCTTCGAATTGGTAAGGGCTGATTCGCTGGAGGGCCTTGTGGCGTTAATCAAGGATGGCAAGGCGGATTTCATTACTGCATTCCACCAGAACGCTGACAACAGCGAACTGCGTTTTACCCGGTCCTATTTGACCAACCCTTATGTGTTGAGCATTCGTAACGGGGGGGAGCCATTTATCCGCTTGGAGGAACTGACTGGTAAGCGCCTGGCAATCAGGAACGACAGCGGCATCAAGGGTTACATCGAACGGCATTACCCAAAAATTATTCTAGTTGAAGCAAGAGAGACCAACGGAGCGTTATCGATGGTCGCAGAGGGTAAAGCGGATGCCGCTGTCACGACCCTGGTCAATGCTCGTTATCTGATTTCTACTCGGCATGAATCCCGTTTGCATGTGAGTGGTGTTGTGGGTACTCAACCCGCGCAAATAGCCCTTGCCACTGATCGAAGCGCCCTGGAGCTTTACTCGATCCTGGATAAGGAAATGCGCAGTATTTCCCCGCACGATTTGGACGAACTGACCAGTCGCTGGCGGGGCGAGATCGCGGTGGACAATAAACGCACGCACGCCAACCAACTGGAAATCATCCGCGGCTCGGCTATCGCAGTGATTTTATTATTGGTGGCATTCGGCTGGATTCTCTATTTGCGACGCCTGATTCAGAAACGCGATGTGGCCGAACAGGCATTGAAAGAACAAATGGAGTTCATGCGCGTCCTGATCGATGGGCTACCCCACCCTATCTATGTACGGGACCGCCAAACCAGGATGCTCCTATGCAATCGCCGTTATTTGGAGGCAATTGGCAGTACTCGCGAGAAGGTCATTGGTACGCGACCCTCTGAATTCGTTGATAGCGAACCCGGCCGTGGGAACTGGTTTGAACAGCAGTATTTGGAAGTCATGGACAGTGGTAAAGAGCTGCTGGCTGACCGCCAAATGATGCTGTACCGCGGCGAGATCATTACGGCCTATCACTGGATCCTTCCGTTCCGTAATAACGCGGGTGAGGTCAAGGGCATCATTGCTGGCTGGATCGATATCAGTGATCGCGAGCGTCTACTTGGGGAACTCAAGGACGCCAAACAGGATGCCGAGAAGGCCAATCGGGCGAAAACAACTTTTCTAGCCACCATGAGCCATGAAATCCGCACCCCAATGAACGCAGTGGTCGGAATGCTGGAGCTGGCCATGAAAAAAGCAGACCAAGGCATTCTTGACCGTTTTGCCATCGAAGTGGCGTCGGACGCTGCGCGTGGGCTTCTGGAACTGATTGGCGACATTCTGGATGTGGTGCGCATCGAGTCCGAGCGCCTGACATTGGCGCCACAACGTGCGGCATTCAAAGGCCTTGTAGTGTCGGTTGTACGAGTATTCGAAGGGTTGTCCCGGCAGAAGCAACTGAACCTTGTGTTGTCGTTCGATGACGAAGCCGACCAAGATGTCTTGATCGACCCGTTACGGTTCAAGCAGGTACTGTCCAACCTGCTCGGTAACGCCATCAAGTTCACAGACGTCGGGCAGGTGCAGGTCTGTGTTGAGGTAACGCGTCCGATCGCCAGCGAAAGCATGGGTATTCGTGTGCTGGTGCGCGATACCGGTATTGGCATTTCCCAGGACGATCAGCAGCGGCTGTTCGTACCGTTCAGCCAGGCCAGCCATTCGAGTATAGGAGGTTCAGGCCTAGGGCTGGCGATCAGCCGCAAGCTGTGTTCGATGATGCAGGGTGAGTTGAACTTGAGTAGCATGCTGGGGCGAGGCACGGAGGCCGAAGTGTTATTGGAGCTGAAGGTTCTTGCTCCATTGCCGCAAACCCCACCAGAGCCGGAATTACCCGAAGCCGGCCAACCGCTGAAAGTGCTGGTGGTCGATGATTATCCGGCCAACCGTTTGCTATTGTCGCAGCAGCTGAGTTACCTGGGACATACGGTTGCTGACGAGTCGGATGGAGCCCATGGCTTGCGTGCCTGGCGCAATGGTCATTTCGATGTGGTGATTACCGACTGTAATATGCCGGTGATGACAGGCTACGAACTGGCCAGGGCGATCCGCGCCGAGGAGGCTGATTCGGGCGCTGCGCCTTGCTTGATCCTGGGTTTCACCGCCAATGCGCAGCCGGAGGAAAAAGATCGCTGCCTGGAAGCTGGCATGGATGATTGCCTATTCAAGCCCATCAGCATGAAGGACCTGACTGCGCGCTTATCTGGTGTGGAGTCGGTGTTCGATGATGCATGGGAGGCTGATGGATCATTATCACTCTCCGACAGCATTGACCTGACCAGTCTCGAACAATTGGCTCATGGTGATCGAACATTGGTTAATAACTTGTTGCACGATCTCGCCAGTAGCAATGAAGAGGATTTGTTACGGCTGCTCAAACTCTTCAGTGAGCACGACTTGACCGGGCTGTCCGACCTGGGCCACCGGGTTAAGGGGGGAGCACGCATCATAAAGGCGCATTGGCTTATCCAGTGCTGCGAGCAATTGCAAACTGAGTGTAACGGCCATGACGCGGTGCGACTGACCCAGGCGGTAGATGCTTTGCACGAGGCGATGGAGGCATTGGCGCAGCGTCTGGAGGAGTTGATTGACTAA
- a CDS encoding fimbrial protein encodes MNRFILLLVASTFFCGTAYATCYGPPMVDATNIVIDLSDKLNERNKTFTYQTFLRIPALPELKCTSYGNTFAYTVASRKVGFNNGAQWVDVKISPIPDLVGLDGGTHPATVLNAPVTLTFTLDSSAGTKEGLTEGNTFNYNEAVIVTDQTGISPLYWTFRMGLWLSTFGWYWTYDERDMYRQNITLIYAPKKTTCSFNNAGLMVDLPKMGFAQLTKNPQPGYTPFTLNFSCEGLQNNGSTDRAIDMFLSSNNLLPSDNSVLMDRTPTAAQGVGIKVVKRDNPNAPVVFSTSTLSRGSATSIFSAAAGTAVNSNFSVGMGAYYFPYNPTQLTSGEIRATATLNIVYQ; translated from the coding sequence ATGAACAGATTTATTCTTTTACTTGTCGCCTCTACCTTTTTTTGCGGTACGGCGTATGCAACATGTTATGGTCCACCTATGGTTGATGCTACAAATATCGTGATCGACTTGTCAGATAAGTTAAATGAGCGAAACAAAACATTTACTTACCAGACCTTTCTACGCATCCCCGCGCTGCCTGAATTAAAATGTACATCTTATGGGAACACCTTTGCATATACGGTTGCAAGTAGGAAAGTGGGTTTTAACAATGGGGCGCAATGGGTTGACGTAAAGATCTCACCAATCCCCGATCTTGTTGGTTTGGATGGCGGAACTCATCCCGCGACAGTTTTAAATGCGCCGGTAACTCTAACATTTACTCTAGATTCAAGTGCGGGAACCAAAGAGGGGCTGACAGAAGGAAATACTTTTAATTATAATGAAGCTGTTATAGTCACAGATCAAACTGGCATATCGCCTTTGTACTGGACTTTCAGGATGGGCCTCTGGCTGAGCACCTTTGGTTGGTACTGGACTTATGATGAAAGAGATATGTACCGCCAAAATATTACACTTATATACGCTCCTAAAAAAACCACCTGTAGTTTTAATAACGCTGGTTTGATGGTTGATTTACCAAAAATGGGTTTCGCCCAACTCACAAAAAATCCTCAGCCGGGCTATACACCCTTTACGCTGAATTTCAGTTGTGAAGGCTTACAAAATAATGGCAGTACTGACCGTGCAATTGACATGTTTTTATCCAGCAATAATTTGCTCCCAAGCGATAACAGCGTATTGATGGATAGAACACCTACGGCGGCACAAGGTGTCGGCATAAAAGTCGTCAAGCGTGACAATCCCAACGCACCGGTTGTCTTTTCCACCTCCACCTTAAGTCGAGGAAGTGCTACGTCTATTTTCAGCGCCGCAGCAGGTACTGCGGTCAATAGCAATTTCTCGGTTGGCATGGGCGCCTACTACTTCCCTTACAACCCTACTCAACTAACCAGCGGTGAGATCAGGGCAACGGCAACGCTGAACATCGTTTATCAGTGA